ATGGCTGATTTGAAATTACATAAGGTGCGCGGGAATTTAAAGGAACTCAAGCTAAGAAGGATGGACGAATTACTTCCGGATTATCTTCGTGAGGCCGAGAGGCAAGAGCTTGGGTTACTTGATGCGATGGATGGACTTACAACTGAGGAGCTTTGCGCAAAGCGAGAAAGAGCACTTAATCATAGATTAAAGAAAGCAAGATTTCCGTTTGTGAAGACAATTGAGGGGTTTGACTTTTCGTTTCAACCTTCTATTAGTAAGAGGCAGATTATGGAGCTTTCAAATCTCGGATTTGTGGAGAGAAAGGAGAATTTAGTTCTTCTTGGTCCGCCCGGAGTCGGGAAAACACATTTATCAATAGCTCTGGGTATTTTAGCGTGTAGAGCCGGTTATTCTACTATATTCTATACAGCGGATGAATTATTGCAGTGGCTTATTAGTTCTTTAGCTGATAATTCGCAGGGAGAGAAATTAAGGAGGCTTTCAAGGTTTCAGGTATTAATTATAGATGAGATAGGTTATTTGCCGCTTAACAAGGTGGC
The sequence above is a segment of the bacterium genome. Coding sequences within it:
- the istB gene encoding IS21-like element helper ATPase IstB: MADLKLHKVRGNLKELKLRRMDELLPDYLREAERQELGLLDAMDGLTTEELCAKRERALNHRLKKARFPFVKTIEGFDFSFQPSISKRQIMELSNLGFVERKENLVLLGPPGVGKTHLSIALGILACRAGYSTIFYTADELLQWLISSLADNSQGEKLRRLSRFQVLIIDEIGYLPLNKVAANLFFQLVSCRYEKASIILTSNKSFSSWGELFSDSVIATAILDRLLHHAVVINIKGESYRLKDKRKILVDKERSNG